GAACCTCTTACAAAGGATAAAGAAAAATGCGAAACATCCTCATGATTGATATCGAGACCACCGGCACCAAGCCTGGCTGCAAGGTGCTTTCCATCGGAGCCTTCGGCTTCAACGAAGACGGCCAGCAGGTAAGTTTCTATGAACGAATCAATCCGGAACAGCTTGCCAAGGAAATGTTCTTTGACGAACCCTCCACCATGGAATGGTGGCGCAAGCAGGACGAATCCGTAATGCTGGAAGCCTTCGGCGGCGAGAAGGGCCCTGCAGAAGTCCTGAGCGAATTCAAGCAGTTTTTCTACAAGAACTTCAACCCCGGCCGCGGCAGCTGCAAGTTCACTGT
The sequence above is drawn from the Fibrobacter sp. genome and encodes:
- a CDS encoding 3'-5' exoribonuclease codes for the protein MRNILMIDIETTGTKPGCKVLSIGAFGFNEDGQQVSFYERINPEQLAKEMFFDEPSTMEWWRKQDESVMLEAFGGEKGPAEVLSEFKQFFYKNFNPGRGSCKFTVWSCGIDFDFPILGELFARTGVSPLWKLWQQRDYRTIKELFPEVKANEGNVEKHNALEDAKAQMRGLRHFFGLQLAPAKSIQ